One Oncorhynchus kisutch isolate 150728-3 linkage group LG13, Okis_V2, whole genome shotgun sequence DNA window includes the following coding sequences:
- the ntmt2 gene encoding N-terminal Xaa-Pro-Lys N-methyltransferase 2: MDTALDTDKARMSLEDTNRAVVSPSAPPNMEFQALHQAHRDRWKNTDVSMCRHSLSFHLHHSLRMEFFASFLYLLEQIPLVKLFAVTCEKIKGEKYFYYKAQQFYEDVEPSEEGMMGDFVEISHIDLEGSRNFLSRFIGPGKADTKCALDCGCGIGRVSKGVLLPIFETMEMCDMIEAFLLHAHEEYLGDDADRIETYYCYNLQELTPPSRKYDVVWMQWCACHLTDRDLMQFLMRCKKSLRPNGVIIIKDNMARKGCKLDPIDSSIIRHLDIMKDIIFKAGLKVLAVEKQEGFPDAIVPVWMIAMQ; this comes from the exons ATGGACACTGCGCTGGATACAGACAAGGCAAGAATGAGCCTGGAAGATACAAACAGGGCAGTGGTGTCTCCAAGCGCTCCACCTAACATGGAGTTCCAAGCCCTCCACCAGGCCCATCGGGACCGCTGGAAGAACACAGACGTGTCCATGTGTCGCCACAGCCTGTCCTTCCATCTGCACCACAGCCTGAGGATGGAGTTCTTCGCCAGCTTCCTGTACCTGCTGGAGCAGATCCCCCTGG TCAAGCTCTTCGCAGTGACATGCGAGAAAATCAAAGGGGAGAAGTACTTCTACTACAAGGCGCAGCAGTTCTACGAGGACGTGGAGCCGTCAGAGGAGGGGATGATGGGAGACTTCGTTGAGATCTCCCACATCGACCTGGAAGGCTCCAGGAACTTTCTGAGCAGGTTTATT GGTCCTGGTAAGGCTGACACTAAGTGTGCCCTGGACTGTGGTTGTGGGATTGGGCGGGTATCTAAAGGTGTCCTCCTGCCCATCTTTGAGACCATGGAGATGTGTGACATGATTGAGGCCTTTCTGCTCCATGCCCATGAGGAGTACCTAGGAGACGACGCTGACCGCATAGAAACATACTACTGTTACAACCTGCAGGAGCTAACACCTCCCTCCAGGAAATATGATGTCGTCTGGATGCAGTGGTGTGCAT GTCACCTGACGGACAGGGACCTGATGCAGTTCCTGATGCGCTGTAAGAAGAGTCTGCGGCCCAACGGGGTTATCATCATTAAGGACAACATGGCCCGGAAGGGCTGCAAGCTGGATCCCATCGACAGCAGCATCATCCGTCACCTGGACATTATGAAGGACATCATCTTTAAGGCCGGCCTGAAGGTCCTGGCTGTGGAGAAACAAGAAGGATTCCCAGACGCCATCGTCCCTGTGTGGATGATCGCTatgcagtag